The Kineothrix sp. MB12-C1 genome includes a window with the following:
- a CDS encoding polysaccharide deacetylase family protein, protein MNRYIEKVRKKIGEIFPKREEEQSEEEYRKVLMIRGVEAIVFLFAALAIVRGAISVLPASVTVSSSVNGRALPIYSVETEKKQIALSFDAAWGNGDTARILEILKKNNIYSTFFMTGGWVEAYPEDVKAILAAGHDLGNHSDNHKNMSQLSEQQCKEEILEVHRKVQELTGYEMFLFRPPYGDYNNRVINAASECGYYAIQWNLDSLDWKDYGVNAILDRVLNSEQLENGSIVLCHNGAKFTADALESLIKGLQDKGFEIVPVSELIYRNAYHMDAEGRQIRN, encoded by the coding sequence ATGAATCGATATATTGAAAAGGTGAGAAAGAAAATAGGTGAGATTTTTCCGAAGAGAGAAGAAGAACAATCGGAAGAGGAGTATAGAAAAGTGCTAATGATAAGAGGAGTGGAAGCTATTGTATTCTTGTTTGCCGCCTTGGCGATCGTAAGGGGAGCGATATCCGTTCTGCCGGCTTCTGTTACCGTCAGCAGTAGTGTAAATGGAAGGGCGCTTCCTATTTACTCTGTGGAAACTGAGAAAAAACAGATAGCTCTTTCCTTTGATGCGGCTTGGGGGAATGGGGACACAGCGCGTATATTAGAAATCCTCAAAAAAAATAATATTTATTCCACTTTCTTCATGACAGGTGGATGGGTGGAAGCTTATCCTGAGGATGTGAAAGCTATTTTGGCAGCAGGTCACGATTTGGGAAACCACAGCGATAACCATAAAAACATGTCTCAACTATCGGAACAGCAGTGTAAGGAAGAGATTCTGGAGGTACATAGAAAAGTACAGGAATTAACAGGGTATGAAATGTTCCTGTTCAGACCTCCATACGGTGACTATAATAATCGTGTCATAAATGCGGCATCGGAATGTGGTTATTATGCGATCCAGTGGAATTTGGATTCATTAGATTGGAAGGATTATGGTGTGAACGCTATTTTAGATAGGGTGCTGAATAGTGAACAGTTGGAAAACGGATCCATTGTGCTGTGTCATAATGGTGCTAAGTTTACAGCAGATGCACTGGAGAGCCTTATAAAAGGGCTGCAAGATAAGGGATTCGAGATTGTTCCTGTATCGGAGTTGATTTATAGAAATGCTTATCATATGGATGCTGAAGGCAGACAGATAAGGAACTGA